The Vigna unguiculata cultivar IT97K-499-35 chromosome 11, ASM411807v1, whole genome shotgun sequence genomic sequence ttatggtgatattcttactaaaattaacatttttattaaatatttctataaatattttaaattaactttaaattctatacaaaacattagactttggttttgttttaaacttaaaatttagttcctaaacttatgattgacaatttatttgatttttaatcttcactaagtttgtataatatgatacacttgatgcctttatatatgatgacaaaattgttaatttttgaaattaagtttggggtttaactttgtttaataatagaactaagaaaaaaaaacttgtttaaaaatatttctacaaatatttaataaaaacgtcaattttattaagaatatcatcataagttatatacaaagattaaattgagtgtcaatctAAGGatggacaatattgcttcattttttacaaaaattgggactaaattgaaactaaaatcaaatatagggaccaaattgattcattttgacacatgacacaagtgtgaagtgacatgtgtaaaaaataaaaaaaattcaaaaaaattcaaaaaatttaaaaaaataagaaattgacacgtgtaGTTGACTTTAATATCGGTCAAAATTAATAacaaggactaaattgaatcatttttaagaaaatgaggaccaaattaagaaaatgaaaaacttgaggaccaaactgaaatttcttgacaaatagagggaaaaaaaagtaatttaaactaaaattttgagattcaaaaatattatttacatattccaaaataaatactacttttaaattttatacaaaaagaaaaagaatattttcaaaagtttatAACTAAAGTTTACTAGATTCCTAAACAATAAATAAACGAATGTAAACTTTAAAACATTGgaaatcattgttttttttttaatttattattttaataattttttttttataactctCTTATTTTATTACCTCTTCTTCTATTTCACGAGATAACCCGTATTTTTTCTAAACGCTATTATTTCGTGTGGACCCGAAAAACCTGCAGCCTCAGAATCACTCACTCACTAATATTCTCACCATAAATTGTGACCCTTCTCGCACAAACGCTTTAATCCTTTTTCTCTCTCGATTTTTTCGAAAAGCTGAGTCTCGAAGCTAACACCAAAGAGAGAGAACAATGATGAAGCCATCCATGCTCAGATCTCTCCACTCCGCCGCAACCCGCGGCGCCTCCCACTTGTCCCGCCGTGGCTACGCCTCTGAGCCCGGGCCAGAACGCAAGGTCGCCGTTCTCGGTGCCGCCGGCGGGATCGGCCAACCCCTTTCCCTTCTAATGAAGCTTAATCCCCTCGTTTCTAGTCTCTCCCTCTACGATATCGCCGGAACCCCCGGCGTCGCCGCCGACGTCAGCCACATTAACACCAGATCTAAGGTACCCCCGATCCACACTCTCAACCCGATTATATTgttatgtgtttttttcttaaaattatagtCTTTGCTGTGTTTTCACGAGTTGCCCTTTATAGGGTCGTTGCAAAGTTACGAGTTTTGTGTAGTGCGGCTTTTTGTGTACCCTTTTGTGGGGTTCTTGCAAAGATTGAAGCTTTAATGTGGTTTGATCCACGGTAGCGTCTtctctttttgtaattttgttaagGTGCTGGATTTAGTGATTTTGGTGTTGTTTTTTCAGAGGCATCGGGAGCTCTGTATGGTTAATTCGCCCtctatttttattctgttttgattatggttattttttttaaaatttttttgattAAGCCTGTTTGTGGATAAGATCATGTACAGTTTTCTCTTGAACTGTTGATCTCGAGCCCTTTTCTGGGGCATAATGATCTGATGACTTTGTTAGAGTTTAATGTGTGGTATTGCAATTCGATCTGTTTCCCTGAGATATGCTAATGTAACCTTTTACTTCTGGGGCCGGGGGTGTTCGGAATGGAAGTTTTACTGTATTTTAATGTTGATGAATTGAGTTATTTTTCCTAGGTACATGGATCTACccttttgtagtttttttttggCAAGTGGATATTTACTGTGTTttgatgttaatatttttttccaaaaggGCAAATTTAACTGGAGTTTCATGTAGATCTGTATTTATGTTGTGCACTGATCTAGCTTTCTTGTGGGGTTTTTTCAACGATGCGGGCTATATTGTAGTTTTATGTGTTAGTACAATTGCTTGAGTTCTTTCGCAACTATGCGCAATGTTTACTATAGTATAATGATGTATTACTAATCATCgagcttttatttatttttttaattgggaTTACAGGTTGCAGGGTACCAAGGTGAGGCAGAGCTTGGCAAAGCTTTGGAGGGTGCAGATGTTGTTATAATTCCTGCTGGTGTACCCAGAAAACCTGGAATGACTCGGGATGATCTTTTTAACATCAATGCTGGCATTGTCAAGGCACTTTGTACTGCTATTTCTAAATACTGCCCCCATGTGAGTGTCTATTTCCTTGAgttgttttttcatttatttttgttgttagttGATGTTGTTTGCCACTGTTAGTGTTGTTTTGCTGAATGTCCGTggaaaacatatataattgtTTAGGGAACTTTCATTAAGTTTGGTTTTGAATgattattcattttcttttatttagttaCCATGGATGCACTATTTATCAGTGGCTATTGTTCAATGAAAATGTTTTGGGAATTGAATTGatactaaaatttataattcttaaGGAAATATGTTTTAACCCGATTGGGATACATTCTAGATGATTATAATACCATCTTGTGCAAGTGGAATTTAAGTGTAACATAACCCTGCAAAACAGccttgtaagatgaggtttgtACTTATTTATACATTATAAGTTGGCTGTATCTCTAATTATGTCAGATCCTCAACATTCTAACCTTAGAAAAAggcttgtaagatgaggtttgtGCCAACCTATATAATGTAATTGGGTCAAATATGTAGTTGATGTTGAATTTTCAGGACATCCTTTTACATTAAGGACAAGACATTTTGAATGCGGAGATAGAGGGGGAATATGACAGTGGGTGGAACAATAGTTCCAACAATTTTTATTAGGATGCATTTTGAATGATTCTGAaatcatttttgaaaatgagttttaagcctaactcagtTTTGGAAAACCAACTTGTAAGGTGGGGTTTGTGATATGTGATTTCCAATGATTATGATGGTTGATAGTATTATTAAGTGTTTGATATGAATTCTTTTCCCTCCCACTTGAAGAATAGGATTTAGTAATAAAAAGTGTAATTGTGTGTGTCCTGTTGTATATTACATATGATGGGTTGCAGTCTTTTTtagtatgattttttatttgatactgaatatttttatctttggaatcAGGCCCTTGTTAACATGATAAGCAATCCTGTGAACTCCACTGTTCCTATTGCTGCTGAAGTTTTCAAGAAAGCTGGAACATATGATGAGAAGAGATTGTTTGGTGTAACCACCCTTGATGTTGTCAGGGCAAAAACTTTCTATGCTGGGAAAGCCAATGTTCCAGTTGATGGTAAGTCTACTGTAACAAACTTAACAATTACTTTAATGTCTTGCTTTTGTGGTGTTTTATTTTGACCTACAGATGGAACAACTGAGGCAGACTGTTTGAAGTCAGATTTCATTTTCATGTTTGTTTGAAGGAAATTCCAActaatttcaagaaaaataatctGTAGTGGTTTTTGCAAGTGGGTAGGGGGTTGAAAGTGTATAATGTACTTCTTCTTTTGAAGAACAATTTGTATTTAGTTGTATAtaagatttgatttgatttgggtttgtttttttgtttctgcAGGTGTCAATGTACCTGTTGTGGGTGGCCATGCAGGCATTACCATTCTACCCCTATTTTCTCAAGTACCTTCCTGCTCTATAAATCCAATAATCCTCCTTGAAACCTAATTTGTTTGCCTAGCTTGAAATGTAGTACTGATTCCTAACTGTTTTTCAATTGTATAGGCTACACCAAAAGCCAATCTTGATGATGATGTCATCAAGGCTCTTACAAAGAGGACTCAAGATGGAGGAACAGAAGTTGTGGAAGCTAAGGCTGGAAAGGGTTCTGCAACTTTGTCAATGGCGTAAGTCTGacattaactaattatttatctttagtcAGTTTATTCAGAGAAGATCATTGATACTAATGCAAGACTGATGTAAAATCTA encodes the following:
- the LOC114169610 gene encoding malate dehydrogenase, mitochondrial produces the protein MMKPSMLRSLHSAATRGASHLSRRGYASEPGPERKVAVLGAAGGIGQPLSLLMKLNPLVSSLSLYDIAGTPGVAADVSHINTRSKVAGYQGEAELGKALEGADVVIIPAGVPRKPGMTRDDLFNINAGIVKALCTAISKYCPHALVNMISNPVNSTVPIAAEVFKKAGTYDEKRLFGVTTLDVVRAKTFYAGKANVPVDGVNVPVVGGHAGITILPLFSQATPKANLDDDVIKALTKRTQDGGTEVVEAKAGKGSATLSMAYAGALFADACLKGLNGVPDVVECSFVQSTITELPFFASKVRLGKNGVEEVLGLGPLSDFEKQGLESLKGELKSSIEKGIKFANQ